The Elaeis guineensis isolate ETL-2024a chromosome 3, EG11, whole genome shotgun sequence region CCCTTCTTATTTGATGTTAGAACTCGAAGACTGATGCAGAGGTATATTGAAAGTTCTGCTTCACTAAATATTCAAAATAATCTTATAATGGTGACTTCTGCCTGTCCTCCTGGATTTCAGTTTTGATCTTCACCACCATGTTTGACAGCCAAAATTTTGTTTTGCTAACAGTATACCGAATGGATAATTGTCTTTCTTGTGGCAATTTCAGGAACTGGGGTTAAGCCCTTCTGTACCTGTTCATGCAGTTCTCCATGACTGGATTAGGCACACTGATGGTAAATTGAGCTTCCTTGGATTTGTCAAGTTGTTGCATGGTGTATCAAGCAGACCTCTTGCAAAGGCACGCTAGTTTACTAGGCCTGTATTTGTACCCTGGGTAAAATAGCCTGCGATTGCCTGGTGATGGATGGATGAGTAGCTGTCTTTTCGCACACTGGTTTTAGGGTCCGGAAAACAAATTGCTTGGGCAGATGATCCCTCTGGAGCTTGTGTACCAACAAATATGCGACCTTGAGCAGTTTGTCGATGGCTTAACCATGGCATGAAAGGTCTGCGACTTGGCTGGCTGAAGTCTCAGAGTTTCATGCACGCAGGAGGACGTGGGATTTTCCCCGTGTCGTGTCCTGTATTTGTATTATTTGTTCATGTCTCTAGTGCTACCAGATTAATTGTTGTGGTTGTAGATGCTAAAATTTAGTGGGGACTACGAAGCTTGCCTAACTGAACTTGTATCTTGGACAATTTTTATCGTGTGGTCTCTGTCTGCCATTTCATTAGGCAAGGGAAAGGGAAAAGGAAGTAGAACTGCTTTGTACTGCGGAATGCATTGgttgatttcaaatcaaagttAAAGGGTGTGTTCGTGTTCTTTCATGTGTCTTGTATCTAGTGATCTCAGTGACTAAACAGGTTTTTGTGGTTACATATTGTCCCTTGCACCTGTTGTAGTGGCATGCTTTGTTAAGATTTATGAAACCAGCACTAGTACCATCTGAAATATTTACGAGTTCTTGTAACATAACTGATAGTTATTACTGGATTGGGCTCGAACGAAAGGGATGGTTGAGTTCTGAGGATTTGAGAAACgtttattcttttttttgttaAATGCTGGCTGCAAGCTGTGGACAGCCTGCATTAGTGGACATGTGGCCCAGGCCGAGCCCAACTTAACCCAATCCAAAAATTGCGACCCTCGGTCCGGGCCTCCTTGCCGCTCTTGGATGATCTAGGCTTGTTCGGCCTTTTACATTTTATGTCAGACTGCATTAACGTTCAAAGTTAAAATTGAATGAACGTGAGGAACATTAACAAATATGGTTGTCCGTTGTGTCTGGATGAAACATGGGTAGGAAAAGAATGCAGATAAGATTACTGAATGTATTAGACCCGGGTACTGGATCGCCATACTTGAAATCTTGGACGGAAGTGAGTGGATAtatttaggttttttttttttttttttatttggtagaAATATTTAGGGTTTGTTCAAAGGCATGGGGGTAACCGGGTACTATGTCGAAAACTCTAGAAGTCACTGGTATCCTCTCCTCgtgctcctcttcttcttttaagGATTACATGAATTATCCCCTCTTTGCCTCTATTTCAGTAGTACCATATTTATTCATTTTGCAAACCACCAGCAACCTTCTctaccaggaaaaaaaaaaaaaaaaaccagcaGCAATCTTTACCCGTGGGTAAGATTTGGTAGTGCAATATCTTGTACGTGTGATATGATGTGGTTTCTAGATCAGAGAAGctattgatttttatattttacaccCATCCCATTCTGGGTTGTGCAGAATCAAAATTCTGCCCTCTTGTCCAAATGTTAAAATGTCATGTCACTCGCGCATGCTTGACCTGTTCTTGGGCTAGCGGGGCGAAAATAAATTGTGACAGTGTCAGCTCAGCCGCTTATCAGACAGCAAACAGCATTTTTCTTTCCGTTTCAAAAATCCTACGAAATCTgacaatcttttttcttttttttaattataaatagacGATCACATCAATTTAATGCGAAAgtatttcaaaaaatcaaaatacaCAAAATTTTGCAAAACCAACGGACAGTCCTCATTCAGTCTTCAAACCCAGTCATCATAGGGGTTCGCAACATATACCGTCATCTAATTTACAACAGTATTTATCTCTCGGTAAACATATCGAACACTGATCGTACCAGTTTAATGGAAGGAGATCCAGATATCTCGAATAAGTGGATAAATCTCGAGCTGCCTTTCATCTCTCTGAATTCAAGCAATAACAGTAGCAGAATCACCatctagataaatttttttcGCATGAAGCTGTTGCCTAATAAAAATAATACCGGTCCAGGCAGCATGAAGCTCTGCACTCAGGACAAAAAGCTTAAAAAGGTGACAGCCATCTACTGCCAAAAGTCTAGCATCAAGACTGCGGATGATGAAGCCAGCATCGCCTCTCTTGTCCTTGACACTGCCATTAAAGTTCATCTTGATAAACCTCGGGGAGGGAGCTCCCAAGAAACGGATAAAATCCTATTGGTCGCTGCTGTGGCAACTAGAGAGCTCTAAGGATTAGGGCTGTCAAGGAGTGGAGTGGCCATATCAAATCGATAATATTTTTGAGCAAGACAGACAATTTTCTCCAACACCCGCCGAGCAAGGATCACCTCACCATCAAAAACAAGACTGTTCCAGGACAACCaaatgtgataagtgatataaaCCGTCCGTCCACCAATAACAGTCAATCCATCAGTCACGCTGTGACGGATCGAGTCAAGGAAGGACATCAGCCATGGGTTGGTGCTCGACTCCCACGGATAGTAGCCCACCTATCTCCAGATGACCCTCTTCTTAGGCCAGTGCAGAATGGTGTGCTCTATAGACTCCTCCATTCAACACACTGGGCACAAGGTCGGAATCGCCATATCTCTGTCCCTAAGGAGCGCTCGAGTGGGAAGTCGGTTCCAGACAAGTTTTAAAAATTCTTATCCTGGGATGAGCGGCTACTTTTCAAATCCAAGCAATCTCGATTCTCCTGATTGGCACCGAAGCACACAACTGGAAAAGATTCCTCAAAAAAACCTACAGACAGCAGGAATGACCCTCAATCCTCACATCCGGATTGGGGTGCACCGGAACTAGGATGGCAAGGATCCGTTCCGCAAGAGGGCCTAAAAAAATTGAGTGATCTCTTGTGCTTTCCAACACGTTTCGTCAACAGTAATAAGATCTGATACTTTCATGTGATCTTTCACCTTGTGGTTGAAAAAAATCGATCAGTGaaaaaaagaaatattaaaaatctaagCATTCTGGGTCACCTCCATCGGGCATCCATCCCCGATGAAATTTGGCACCTTGACCAATCCTATCACTTCGTTAAGCTGGGGTAAGTTCCACATTTTTCTTCCCTTGTTTTAGGATTTGTCGCTTCAAGCAGTGACCGCGCGGTGGTCCATTACCAAATCGGACGATAGTTGCTAATTTAAAACTTGGATCATTAAATATATTCCATGCGATATTATAAAAAAGAAGTTCATAAACTTGATATCACATATTATTTAAGTGCTCCATGACTTCACTGAATCTTGTAAAAGTCGAAACACTACATCATGCTATCAAAGCACTGAAATGATATGATGTTATATACAAGCATAAAGTttccaaggaaaaaaaaaacttgtatACAAACACATTATTGAATCTTACAAATCAtacctaaaaaaattttcatcctgcAGTCATCGTAAAAGTAGAATTTAAACGTATCCAGTTAATTGAACGGCATGAATTACAAATCCGAGCACGGAGCACCCCTCCCCAAGAGCGCCTTCTGAGGCTGCCTCCCATATAATCCCACATCCATTGCACCTGCCATATTATCGGAAAAACGCCGACCGTGCATTCCTTTTCGCGTGGGACTTTCTTTCCCATGGTTTTCCCGACACCGTCTCTGACTTTGAGAAGCACACGTATCCATAGTCAAATAAAGCTGCCACCACCTTGATGATGAGTGTGCGAGCGCAGGCCCCATCTCACTAAATGCTAGACCGCAGCCCGAGgtcatttattttgaatttttgaaagaagatgCCAAAGCAGCGTACCAATCTAAGGAAAAGCTTACACAGCTGCAGGTGTGAAACTCCCTCATTTTTTTATCAGTGAGAATTCCCACGGCAAAACCATACACCACTTTTGGTTCTCCTGCACCATCGCCATTGTTACCAATGGAACTCGTTCATTCTCTGTGCGCAAAACAGAAGCCTCCTGAATAGGAGAAAGGTGGTTGCtacttatatacatatatgccATCTTGAGGAAAAGTTACAGATCTTCCTCGTCTGTGAAACTAGTGAAGCAAATTGGTAAGATGTATTGGATCACAAGTCATAGAGGTGTGACAGCTAGCTGTTATCGCCATCATGCCTCATGTTCTTGAACAAGAGTCTTATAATCCTATGACAAGTCCTTATTATGATGTGAAGTATGTTTTTTTACCTTGTAGTACATGTCATGGTTAATTAACTAAGGATCATCTCTGAATGACGGTGATTATTGTCTATTCACAATGATTATTCTAGAAGTTGTTACATAACAACCATGCGGAACATCAATTGGCTTTTCAttgttcaaaaaaatatataaacatataaaaattaatttaataagtaTTATGACTAATAATGTTTGTGattgtaattttttaaatttttttttgagagaacgGAGGAGAGATCTGCATGCATCATAATTATCTAGGCCGAAATATTTAGCAAAATGCATCATCCAAGTCTTAGCCTCCAAATAAGTTTGACCATTAGGATAATAATTAAGCCTTAGTTACAACAATTATTATAACAATCAGGAATTGTAGCCATTGGAGGCCATTGCAAACCAGGTAATAGCCTAGCTAATAGcgccccgaaaaaaaaaaaaaaaaaaatgaaagccaTCAAACATGGTAGCAATGTTGTAGAAACCTCGATATAGAACTGCTACACAACTATAACCTGCCCTGCAGGCAACGATATCCATTCTTCCACACTGCAATGGGTTTATTAAACGTGGCTCCCGCTAAAACGAACCATAACAAACACGTAGAATTTGAGGATGCTGGTAGTTAGCCCAGGGACCTCACACTATATTATAGAGGCGCGAGTGCGATTGTTAAGAGTTAGCAGAGTATGTGATGGTTCAACAACTCCTCAAATTAGGTTGGTGCAGTTTGTAGTATCATAAAACCAACTAGGACAACGACAAAAAAATGGACAGGTGAAAAATTTTAGGTTTAGACGTAACCTAACCAGGAGTACCCGTAATATGCGTGTGTGATTGGAGtacccagagagagagagagagatgaaaagaTATCCTCCAGTTAACCAACGAAATCCATGTGCTTGGATAACATGGGCTTTGGCTGCATGTGCGCAAGTCTTGGGATCTTTTTTTCTGGACAGCATATCCAACCAAACCAATCGGTAGGTGTCCGACCAGATCATCCCACACCAACCGGTCGGTCAAAAGGCCTCTTAATGATCGCACAATGCTCTGCCTAAGATGCATTTGTAATGTATTTTATTCATTGCTACGGTGCCAGGCAATGGGAGAGAGTGCGGTCGGTGGATATAATCAGctagatgagaagaattaatgTGTCGCACATGATCCTCTTTGGAAAAAGCCATGCTATTCACCAGCTTAATTACCATTTAGCTTTATGAACTTCTTAATTAACCCAACCCAAGTCCCGGTTGCGGTTTCAGCTACGACAAATACAAGACTCACAAGCGTACATAACATTCATTGGCAATAAATTTCTTCCATCATCCTCCCTGGGTTttcaaagaaaagatgagaaagacTATTGATATCATTGATATCAGATAGATTACATTTCCTCATTGATATTAACAAAAATGAACAAATAATAAACATTATGAAAGAACAATTCAACTCGATCGATCGGTGAATTAAGACTTTCCCCGAGAGAATGAGTGGCTGCCGAATCCTCTGGTGATGCTGCGGATGGCCGGGTTGAAGCTCAGGCAACCGAAGAGTCCATGGCGGTTGAAAGGCAGAGGTGTCTTCTTCTTTAGCTCCTCCGACACCGCACGGTTCGTGGTGTAGTGCACCTCGTGCGCAGAGGTGGCGGCCTGCGAGCTTCCTCTTCTCACGGAACCATTCTTATCACCTGGCTTGGACCCGGAATTCTTCGCATCCTCCCTTCCCGACGACCTTCGCTTGTTGGACAAAGATGGCAGCAACGATCGGGAGGACGACAGCATGGTGTACTTGCGTAGAGGATCTTTGCTTCCTCTCCCGATCACACGTCCTTCCGATGCACTCCTGAATAGGAGCAAGTCTTTCAACCTCCACTTCTTGCTACCCCCACTCCTTATCAaagaggaggtggtggtggtggtggtggtggaggaggaggaggaggaggtgaggGACTTGTGGAAGTCCCCATCTCCCCTAATAGGAGAGAGAGATCTCGACCCTCTCCTACTTCCAGCACGAGTGGTGGAAAGAGTAGAGGGAGTCCTCCCTCTATCTTTCACCACTTTCTCCTCCGATACCACCTGAGGAGATCTCAAACCACCACCTCCTTGCCAAGTCGTACCTCTCGTATCATCCTTTATAGGATGATGGAGATGGGGAGGAGGCTTCAAAGGCCGAATCCGTCCGTTCTCGAAGAGCTCGTCGGCAGCGGCGAGATTTGTCGTCGGTCCCTTCTTCTGTAGCTGCCTGTCGAAACCGACGGCGAAGTCGAATtccccatcatcatcatcatcatcaggcTTTGGCCTGCTAGGTTTGTCCTCCCAATCAAAGAAATGGGCATAGACGGCTGCAGCTCGGGATGGGCTAGTGGGGGCACTGGCGTAGAAGTAGCAGTCGGAGGGGTTGCCGAAGGGCTTGGGGCTCGACGGAGCACTCACATATGGTGAGGTTGATGCACTCTGGAAATGGAAATCTTGGCCTGGTGCCATTGGCACCACCACTTCCATTTGCTCCCGATAGCTTGGCTTCTTCTAGTTTCTGTGAATCGGGACGAAGATAAAAGCGAGGTTGGGGTGGGGACTTCTTATGGGGGAAGGGAGTTGCAAGAGTTAGGAAGGAGGAAGGAAATGAGGAGAGGGAAGATTATTTCTTGACCTGCCACAAGAGACCAGAATTTAATGAATTTAAAAAGAGCCGCCTCTTTCTACTAAGAAATTAGTTTTCTAACATTTtgcacatttaaaaaaaaaaaaagcagacaGTTTTGTGCATGTGTTTAGTTGTGAAAAGGGTTGAGAAAGGGAAATCATGTGGAATTGTAGCATTGGATAAACAAACCTCACGTGggtaattctttttttttctttttaaatatatgGATCTGCGAAGGTGCAAAAATTTCGAACAAGAGTGCTTCGTTGGAAGCACATACAAGGTGGACCATCTCTGTTTGCATCTTTCTCTGGTTGATGAGGTCACTTGGCCGGCAAAGTCTTCTTCATTGCAGAAATTGTTGAACAAAGAGTGTGTGATATTGGAAGTCATCTTCTAATATTTGCTTGTTACTCGTGCTTTTTGATCAAGAAAACAGTTTTCCTGGTGACCAtctagaaggaagaagaaagaaaacttTTTAAAGTTTTCAGAGCATTAGCAGACAAGCATGAGGGAGTACTACAGCATGCGTCGATGGCGGCAAAAGGCAGGGTACAAATGGGCCAAGATCTACCAGAGCCCACTGGAGTTTCTATTGGACCAAGTGGCGACTAATTGGGTGTCTTGATCCAAGCCCAGAAAGTTCCAGCTCAGCAGGCAGTCCAGGCCAGGCAAAATTTCTTTATGCGTATTAGTGATTATGTTTATTTTTGAGTTCTCACCTAAATTTAGAGCATTGTAATTGTTGTGGCACACGAGACCTTATGGTTTTGTGTTTTAAAAAGCATCTCACGTAGGAAAGAATGTTTGAACCTATATAAGCTATACTTCATCTCACGTAGGAAAGAATGTTTGAACCTATATAAGCTATACTTCTTTTTAACTTATAACCGATATGGGATTAAAAATGCCCCTATCTATATTACAATAATAAATAGTATTTTTTGCCTTGCCCATGTAGACATGCAGCGTAACAAAGACTTTTTCTGAACCCTGCATCATTAAGTAATTATTTATGTGCATTTCAACGTGTAATTGTCAGCATAACTTAGCTCACAACAGAGACATACGATCACATTATGAAAGGGTTTTTGGCCAAGCAAATAGTATAAACAACACCAAAGTGATATGCTGTCTGCCTTTCGATTCCTTCATCTCCTATCATATGCATGCATTCCTGCGCTGCCGTAATAATCTCATTCATTGGCAAAAACAAGGAGATCAGAGACTTTGGGTGATCTTTTAATTTCTAAACAATATCAGGAAGAACAGATAATCTTCTAAATTACAAAGTttaatgtatgtatatatgtatgtatgaattcGGAGGATTTGTACTTAGGGCTGAATTCCCTTGAGAGGAAGTGAACTAATATTAAACAGAACTGGGTAATGGGCAGTGCCCACACCCATCCATATGGAGCAGCTCCTAGATTTTAAGTGTTACAGAGGGGCTCTATCTCCATACGCCCAACTAACTAACTTGCATTCGGTGGGACTTTCATGCCTCTCTCTCACGGGAACCAACATCAAATGGGATATTTGCATATTAACAGTAACTATTGACAAGTATTTTTCACTCTCCCGAGACTGAAACCAAAACCAGCTATAAGGTTTTAACCGGTTATGTAGAAACTATTTAGGATTATAATAAATAGGGTTAAAAAAGCAAATAGATGCAAACCATCTACCTATGAACTAGATATTACGACACCATCAAACATTAGAagttgttttaaatataaaagaaCAATAAACAttaaaaggaggaaaagagaCCAGAAATGTTTTCGGAAACTTCATAGAACAGCTGTTAGTCATCCACTAATAGATTTGAATCCAAATTAAGCTTGAAATGACGGAGAGAACCAAAGCTGAAACTTGGGCTTTGGACCTTCTATGGATCTAACTAGAATCTGACCTGCTTATAGCCCTAGTGAAGATGCTACCCTAATTCACAACAACATCTACAGTTATTATGAAGATTATGGGGCTTCTTACCATGATTCTTGAATATATAAATCTAAACCCAAGTCCATCAAGAGTATGATTGTTGCTTACATGTGGATAAGCTGTTTCCGTGTTTAGAACTCCTAATGTCCAGGTTGGAATAGAGTATCCCTATCATTGTGCTAAGGCTCACCCTCCCTGACAACACCGACAAAAACTATGAATTCTTTGAAATATAATTCTTCATAAAACCTTTAAAACTGATGTTTTTAAGCAGGTTTTCTTACAAGATTCTCCCATTGAGAATTTTTTCCCATCTCAAACCTTGTTTACTTAAATCCCCCTCGAATCCCTTTCCACATTGTCTGTGTGTGTCAATAATGCCTCCAAGAACACTGACACTGGCATCTCGCAACCTCTTACACATTGTCTTGGGAGCCTAATTGATAGGACAAAGCAACATCTAATGTCCCAACATAAATTTTGATTACGATGAAAAGGATGAAATCATGATTATGGAGGTAAAGCACGTTAGGCATACCTTCAGTCAATCATTCATCAAAGCATGGAGCAGAGATAGCACAAGAGCAGTGTCGACAAACCGTAAACTAAGATTAGCCTGATGTAGGGTCTGGCATATATAGTGACATGGGCCAATCCTCCAACCGCAAAAGTAAAAAGGAAAGAAGCATACTTCATGGAGATTGATAGTGTGACTCTAGTGAAATGGTACTTGATACTTTAGACCTGGTAGTTGAACAGTACCATCTAGCTTTCTGCAGATACAGTATACTATCAGAAACATGGGCATTAGCTCTTCGAGTAATGAACTGATTCCCACTGAAGATGAAGgcaaagaaaaatagataaaagAGGCAAGAAACCATCGACATCCATCGCTAATATAAATAACCAATAAATACAAGCAACTAACA contains the following coding sequences:
- the LOC105041391 gene encoding uncharacterized protein; this translates as MEVVVPMAPGQDFHFQSASTSPYVSAPSSPKPFGNPSDCYFYASAPTSPSRAAAVYAHFFDWEDKPSRPKPDDDDDDGEFDFAVGFDRQLQKKGPTTNLAAADELFENGRIRPLKPPPHLHHPIKDDTRGTTWQGGGGLRSPQVVSEEKVVKDRGRTPSTLSTTRAGSRRGSRSLSPIRGDGDFHKSLTSSSSSSTTTTTTTSSLIRSGGSKKWRLKDLLLFRSASEGRVIGRGSKDPLRKYTMLSSSRSLLPSLSNKRRSSGREDAKNSGSKPGDKNGSVRRGSSQAATSAHEVHYTTNRAVSEELKKKTPLPFNRHGLFGCLSFNPAIRSITRGFGSHSFSRGKS